The segment TCCGGGCCGGACGCGGTCGTCGAGGCGGTCTGCGAGGTCGTCCGGCACTTCGACCACCGCGGGCCGGTCGGACTGACCTTCCCCGGCGTGGTCGTCGACGGGCGCACCATGACCGCCGCCAACGTCGACAAGGGCTGGATCGGCCTGGACGCCGCCGCCCGCTTCAGCGAGGCCCTCGGCCTGCCCGCCACCGTCCTCAACGACGCCGACGCGGCCGGCCTCGCCGAGACCACCCACGGCGCCGCCCGCGACCGCCGCGGCGTCGTCCTGGTCCTCACCTTCGGCACCGGCATCGGCAGCGCGCTGTTCAGCGACGGCGTGCTCGTCCCCAACACCGAGCTCGGCCACCTCGAACTGCGCGGCAAGGACGCCGAGCGCCGCGCCTCCTCCGCCGCCCGGGAACGCCACGACCTCAGCTGGCCGCAGTGGGCCGAGCGGGTCGACGAGTACCTCGACCTGGTCGAGATGCTGTTCTCCCCGCACCTGGTCGTCATCGGCGGCGGCGTCAGCCGTAAGCACGAGAAGTTCCTGCCGCTGCTCAAGGACCGCCGCGCCGAGGTCGTCCCCGCCGAACTGCGCAACGACGCGGGCATCGTCGGCGCGGCGATGGCCGCGAGCCGCCGGGGCTGACCGCCCGGCCCCGCCCGGGCTGACGCCCGGGCCGCTGCCGGCCCCGGCCCGCCGGAGCCGACCCGCGCGTGCCGGCCGCTGCCGGGCTCAGCCCGCCAGGCGGGCCCGGCGGTGGCGGCGCTGCGCGACGTAGCGCGCGGTGACGATCGCGGCGGCCAGGGCGGTGCCGGCGAACAGCCAGCCCGCCCGCAGCGCCAGCCCGCCGGCCAGCGCCACCACCTCGCCGGTCACGCCCTGCGACGGGCCGGGCTGCAGCAGCACCAGCGCCGCCGCGAACGCGATCGGCCCGCAGATCGGCGCCGCCGCCAGGTCCGAGTACCGCACCCGCACGGCCAGCTGGAAGCACACCACCAGATAGCCGAGCCCGAACAGCACCCCGAGCCCGCCGAACAGCAGCCGGTCGACCCCGGCGAACGCCAGCGCCCCGGCGGCCGCCGCGACCCCGGTGCCCACCGCCGTCAGCCGGGCCGGCCGCCCGCTCCCGCTCCCGGTTCCACCCCCGGTGCCGCCCCCGCCGCGCCGCTGCCGCGCCGCCAGCACCCGCTGCAGCGCGCGCTTCAACGCCGGCGGACCGGTCCGGGCGCCGGACGCCGACCGCAACCGCGACTCGGGGGGCCCGCTCTGCCCCGGAACGGCGGCCTCGCCGGCGCCGCGCCCGGGCGGTCGCCTTCTCGGCCCTGGCGGCTGGGTACGGATGCTCTGCTCCACCCGACCAACGTACGGTCTGATCATCGACACCGTGTGTAATTCCCGCGCGCCAATTGTCCGTGTCCGGCCGGTGCGCGCCCCCACCGCGCTTCCGACCTCCCCCCGCGCGCCCCGTAGACTGGGGGATCGGCCCGCACCGGGCCCACTCGACGCCCTCCAAGCCCCGGGACACCACTCTCCATGTCGCTCACGATCGGAATCGTCGGCCTGCCGAACGTCGGCAAGTCGACCCTGTTCAACGCCCTGACCAAGAACGACGTGCTGGCGGCCAACTACCCGTTCGCCACCATCGAGCCGAACGTCGGCGTCGTCGGGGTCCCCGACCCGCGGCTGGAGAAGCTCGCCGAGATCTTCGGCTCGCAGCGCATCCTCCCGGCCACCGTCGACTTCGTCGACATCGCCGGCATCGTCCGCGGCGCCAGCGAGGGCGAGGGCCTCGGCAACAAGTTCCTCGCCAACATCCGCGAGGCCAACGCGATCTGCCAGGTGGTCCGGGCCTTCACCGACCCCGACGTGGTGCACGTCGACGGCAAGGTCTCGCCCAAGGACGACATCGAGACCATCCACACCGAGCTGATCCTCGCCGACCTGCAGA is part of the Kitasatospora setae KM-6054 genome and harbors:
- a CDS encoding DUF6542 domain-containing protein, which encodes MGTGVAAAAGALAFAGVDRLLFGGLGVLFGLGYLVVCFQLAVRVRYSDLAAAPICGPIAFAAALVLLQPGPSQGVTGEVVALAGGLALRAGWLFAGTALAAAIVTARYVAQRRHRRARLAG
- the ppgK gene encoding polyphosphate--glucose phosphotransferase; the encoded protein is MTTVFGVDIGGSGIKGAPVDLDKGVLARERHKVLTPHPSGPDAVVEAVCEVVRHFDHRGPVGLTFPGVVVDGRTMTAANVDKGWIGLDAAARFSEALGLPATVLNDADAAGLAETTHGAARDRRGVVLVLTFGTGIGSALFSDGVLVPNTELGHLELRGKDAERRASSAARERHDLSWPQWAERVDEYLDLVEMLFSPHLVVIGGGVSRKHEKFLPLLKDRRAEVVPAELRNDAGIVGAAMAASRRG